The window GGCGTTTGTCCCGCTATTGCCAGCGTATTTCGAATTCTTGAAAGCTCTGTCAAAAGCAGGGTCATCTTCAGCTGACAACCCAAGATTGCTATTTGTTGTTCGTGCCCAAAGGTCTACCATGCTCGGCAATTTCGTAAAGCAAACACAACCGAGCTGCCATTGTTTTTGGGTCCAATCGAAGGACGCGACATGCCTTCAGAGAATGAATTCCGTTATCGGCCCGACATCGATGGTCTGCGAGCCATAGCGGTTGCTCTCGTCTTGTTGTTTCATGCTCGACTTGGCTTCACTGGCGGGTTTATCGGCGTTGATGTCTTTTTTGTCATTTCAGGCTACCTGATTACGGGGCTCATTCTTAAAGGGCAAGCTGAAGGCCGGTTCAGCATGGGGACTTTCTGGCAGCGACGGATTCGGCGAATTCTGCCTGCGTCGTTGGTGGTTGTCTTGGGCACGCTGGTCGCTGGTCGCTGGTTGCTTTTTGCTTCTTCCTGCGGATTTCAACCAACTGGCCGAGTCCGCGCTTGCTCAGCAGGTGATGTTGGCGAATGTCTATTTCAGCTATTCCCTCGATTACTTCGCGGGCCCGGCAGAAACGCAACCTCCATTGCATATGTGGTCGTTGGCCGTTGAAGAACAGTTTTACCTCTTTTACCCTTTGTTGCTGGTCGCCTTTCGGCCACTTGGCCGACGGACCACTTTTGTCTTGCTGGCCTTGTTGGCATTGGCGTCTTTCGCGTTGAGCGTTTGGGGCATGACGAAATCGCCCACGCTAACTTTCTTCTTATTACCAACTCGCATGTGGGAACTGCTCGCTGGCGGGCTGTTGGCCTTCACGCCGCTGCCGCAACGTTGGCCCAGCGTGGTTCGTGAAATGTTGGCTTGGACCGGGATGGTTGCGATTTTGGGAAGTGGCTGGTTCTATCATCCCTCGATGGTGTTTCCAGGCACGGCGGCTCTTGTGCCGGTGCTTGGCGCAGTATTGGTTATCTTGGCATGTGGTAGCCAACGTCCGACATCCTTAAGCCAAACGTTATCGCACCGCAGCTTCGTCTTCGTTGGCTTGACTTCGTATTCGCTTTATCTGTGGCATTGGCCCATCTTGGCGTTTATGCATTACCTGGTCGGTGCTGAACTTACCTGGTTCCAAACGCTTTTGGCCGTCGCAGGTAGTTTTGCCGCTGGGGTACTTAGTTGGCGATTCGTCGAGACCCCGTTCCGCCGGAACTTCACGCAAACGCACGTCAGCAAAACTGCTGGTACCGCGTTGGCGGCTTCGCTTGTGATGGGCTGCTTGGCGTTGGTGGTAGTGCAAACTCAAGGACTGCCGCAAAGATTGCCGCCGCAAATTCGTGAAATGATTCCGCTCGTCATGGGATTCGAGAAATACATAGCCGAGACCGAGCAATTGAAACAGAACCAGCCTTACCTGGTTGAAACGGCTGCCCCACGTAACGATCGGTGCGATTTGATTTTGCTGGGCGATAGTCACGGCATGATGGTCGCACCGCTGCTCGAACAGCTCAGCCAACAATACCAGCTTAACACCGAGTTCGTCGTTAAGGCTGGCGTCGCGCCTTTGCAAGGGGTTTGGAAAGCTGTCGATAGCGGGCGTGAAGGATTGGCCTGGGGGAATGCGGCGCTCGATTACGTTGTCTCGCGAAAACCAAAGAACGTGATCCTCGCGGGACGTTGGTCCGCCTATATCGACGGCCCGCCAGAAGCCACGCTCGCACGTTACCAACACATCCTGGTAGACGAAGCGAACCCCACCGTGCAAGGGAAATCGGCCCTACCTGTCTTCGAGGCGGCCATGATACGAACGGTTGCTGCCCTCGAAAACGCTGGCTGTCAGGTTTGGATCATGAAACAACCTCCTGAGCAAAAGCTCAATCCTCACGTCGAAATACCCCGTGCTTGTTTTATTGGTTACCCCATTCCCAGCGGCGTTTCCTGGGCAGAACACCAACAACGTCAGGCCACCGCCAACAACATCATCGATCGCCTCGCTGCCGCCAGCAGCCAGATTCAAGTTCTCGATCCCGCTGGCCATTGCTTTGATGCCGCGAACCGATCGATCATCGGTTCGCCGGAAGGTTCTTTCTATCGAGATGGGAACCATATCTCGCGGCTGGGCGCTCAGAATCTGATTCGACCTGCTATGCTCCCCATCTTCGAGCAAATGCAATCAATTCGGCTGGCCGAAAAACAAGACCTGCGGCCAGCGGCGCAGTTCGCCCGCTAACTGCTGCCAGCAATTCACCTTGTGGTCAGTGGCCGGCATGCTGCTCAGCCAACAAACTGCCAGCCAAGCCCGGGAAGACGCCCCAAAAGATCACCGAAAACGCCGCAAAGCACCCCTTCTCAAGCCGAGAAGAAACCACCTTCACCGTCATCGACCTCCCAGCCCAAAACCGAATCCCCTGCATCCCAGGCGGAAACAAAACTGACGTTACCGCTTAGACCAATCCCGGCGTTGGCGGCTGCTGGGGATTCCCATCTTTTTGCGGTACTTGGTCACGGTGCGGCGGGCGACGTTGAGGCCGTCGTCTTTTAGCTTTTTGACCAGGTCGTCGTCGGAGAGGGGTTTGGCTTTGTCTTCGGTGTCGATCACTTCTTGCAGGCGGAGGCGGATTTGGTCCCAGGTGACTTCTTCGCCAGCTTCGTTGACGGTGCCGCCTGCGAAGAACTGTTTCAAGGGGAAGATGCCGCGTGGGGTTTGGATGTATTTATCGTCGACGGCGCGGCTGACCGTGGTGACGTGAACGCCGACCTGATCGGCGATTTGTTGCATCTTCAGCGGCGTGATATGTTCGGGGCCGTTTTCGATGAAGTCCTTCTGGTAATCGACAATGGCCTGGGCGACGCGGCTGAGGGTGTTTTGCCGCTGGATGATCGCGTCGATCAACCACTGGGCGGCGTTCAGCTTGCGTTTGATGAACTCTTTCTCTTCCCGCGTGGCGGTCGGGCTGGAAAGGCGTTCGCGGTAGTAGTTGCTGATCCGCAGCTGCGGAATGTCGCGGTCTTCGGCTTGAACGACGTAGTTCCCTTCCTCGTCGATGTCGAGAATCAGGTCAGGAATCACGTTGGCGACGTGGGCGTCGTTGTAGATTGAACCTGGCTTCGGATCGAGGCGGCGCAGCTCGCTCCAGGCGGCCTGGATACGTTCGATCGAGAACCCGGTTGCCTTTTGGATCTGCGGCAAGCGGTTGTCGCGCAGGTCTTCCAGGTGGTTCATGATCAGCACGCGCAGCTCTTCAAAGAACATCCGCGAAGGGTCGATCTGCAGCAGCAAGCATTCCCGCAGATCGCGCGCACCAACTCCGGCAGGTTCCAGCGATTGCACGACATGCAGCGCGTCCATGGCCAGCTCTTTTAATTCGTCGTCGGCATCGGCGGGCATCAAGTCTTCGAGACTGGTGGTGAGGTAGCCGTTGGAATCGAGCGACGAGATAATCCGTTCCGACCATTCGCGCAGTTGGGGCTCGATGCTGAGTTCCGATAGCTGATGTTCGAGATGATCTTGCAGCGTTTCCGGGCGCGATTGAACGTTGGCCAGGGCGTCCATGCGGCGCTCGGCGTCGTCTTCCATCTGTCCGGAAGAACGTTGCGGGCGTTCGTCGAAGGTATCGGGATATTGCTGGTCCATTTCCAGCAGGCGTTCGAAATCGTCGACGTTGTCTTTGCCTTCTTCGACGACGAATTCCTGCTCGGACTCGGCCCGCGCTTCAGGCTCTTCCCGACGGTTTTCGTCCAGGTCGCTCGCTTCCTGTTCTTGGACTTCGAGCATCGGGTTTTCGTTCATCTCTTGCTCGATCTTCTCTTGCAAGGCGAGAACGGGCAGTTGCAGGATCTCCATGGATTGAATCATCCGTGGGGCCAGAACCTGCTTCTGGACCATTTTCTGTTCGAGACCGAAGGACATTCTCATAGGAACGATTCCGCTTGTGTGGGAAGTTGCAGCGTCGAAGTTTTCGGATCGATGATGCTAGGGCTTGGCATTTCGTGAATGGCATGTTCTTGGGTGCCATGCCGTCGTCTTCGTCGGCATGCTCACGCGGACGAGAGCATGGCACCCGTACGTTGGTACCAACGAAAAAGGCATGCTCCGGCTCGTCATCAACGATCCTGGTTTTAAAGTGACTGGCGACCGGTAAGGGCATCGGCCAGGACTTCTTTGTTGGCGAATTCGAGAACGCTTCCGGCGGTTACGCCTCGGGCCAAACGGGTTAATTTTACGGGGTACTCGGCCAGCAGGCTGGAAATATGCAGTGCTGTGCCGTCCCCTTCGGTGGTTGGATTGGTGGCCATAATCACTTCGCGAATGCCCCCTTGGGCAACGCGATTGACTAAGGCTTCAATTGTGAGTTGATCGGGCCCGACTCCTTCCAGCGGAGCGATCCGGCCTAGTAGCACGTGATACAAACCAGGAAAGACGCCTGACTGTTCCAAAGCGATCAGATCGCGAGGTTGTTCTACCACGCACAACAGCGATGCGTCGCGTTGGGGGTCTTGGCACACGGTGCAGAGTTCCCCTTCAGAAAGGTTGAAACACTGAGCGCAGTACCGGACATTTTGTTTCACATCGCGAATCGCATCGGCCAGCCCCAGGGCCTCGTCGGTAGGGACACGAAGGAGGTGATAGGCAACCCGCTCGGCGCTTTTGCGGCCGATACCAGGTAGTTTCGACAACTGGTCGATCAATCGAACGACCGATTCTGTCAGCTGTGCCATCGTTCCATTCGCTCCTTCTTTTTTGATTTTCCTGGCTTGTTTCACCGCCAGGCGAAACAAGCTTGGCCGGGGCCGCGCTTACTGGCCGAATTGGCTCAGGGCGGCATCCAAGCCGGGGACGTTTAGCCCGCTGGTGACCGATTGCATCATCTCTTGGTGCAGCTCTTTCCCTTTGGCCTGGGCTTCGTTGACGGCCTGAGGAATGAGTTCCTCGATCAGGTCCTTATCGCCATCGGCGATGAGTTTCGGATCGATGTTGATACTGACCAGTTCGCCGTGACCGGTGCAAATTGCTTCGACCAAACCGGCCCCGGCCGAGCCCTTCACACGCTTGTTGCGCAGCTCTTCCTGCATGGCCTTCATTTCTTTGCCGACTTGCGAGGCCTGCTGCATAATGCCGGCGATATTAGCAAGGTTTTTGAACACGGGCTGATCTCCTCGGTTTGGGTGTTATTGGTCCCAGGAAGTTTAGGTCAAGCTACGTGCTTTGGCATCCCAACGATGGGTGCCCTGCCCTCGTCCGCGTGGTCATGTTTCCAGAGGCGAGTTGCATGCCGACGAAGACGACGGCATGGCACTCTGGTACATGGCATGTCGAAACGAAGTTCTCGCAGCCTTAGGCGTCGGGTTCCCGTACGCCGGTCACTTCCGCGTCGAACAGTTCCATCGCCCTTTGGACAATCGGTTCCTGTTCGGCCAATAGTCGCGCTCGGACACGGCCTTCTTGCACGGCACGTTGAGGTGACATTTGCGAGTTCGGATCGCGTCCGGCGTTGGGATCTTCCATCGTCCGAAATTCGATCTGATACGCTTCACCACAAACGGCTAGGAATGCCTTTTCGAGGTCTTCCTGGCTCTTAGGCCGCCGCAGAGTGTCGACAGCCGAATTATACGTTGTAAAAAAATCAACGACTAGATGTTTTGGCCCAGAAATTGCTATGGCGTGCGATTTCCTGGCACAATCACCGACCAAGCCAGGTAGCTCTTCGGTGATTTGGTGCCACACCGATTTGACATTCTTCTCGGTTAGAACGAGTTTAGGGGCATTTGATGGGGGAGAAGCTTCCCCTATCGGCGGTTGCGGGGGCGGTTCTGGCGTTGGTGGTGCCGGCCTGGCTGGCTGGGGACGAATGGGGATCGTGGCCGGGGCCGGCGGAGGCGTTACGACTGATTCAGTCGTTTTTTTTTGCGGTATCGAAGGGGCAGCGGCTGGGGCACTTTTCGCCGGCAAGCCACCTTCCTTCAAGGTCGCAATCAAGCTGCCCAAGCTGTCCAGGTCGTCCAGCTGGCAAAGCCGCACGACGGCTGCTTCGGTCAGCACTTGGCCGTAGGTGCTGCGATGTAGCCGCACGAGGGTGTCGTCGAGGCACTGCACGGCGGCGAGTAGCTTGGCGACGCCTGCTTTCTGGGCCAGCGCGGTCCCTTCGTCGACCGAACCAGGGGGAAGCGATTGCAGCAAATCAGGCGATCCACCGCTCCCTAAGACCATTAAGTCGCGGAACAACCGGAGAAGTTGTTCGAGCAGTTGGCCAGGATCGACCCCTTCGGTAAAGACGCTATTGACCGATTGCAGCGCGCTGGCGGTGTCGCAAGCCAAGATTTGGCCTGCCAGGTCGACCACTTGTTGGTTGTCGGCGGTTCCTAGTAAGCGGTGGACCGATTCAACCGTGATTTCGGCATCGCCAAACGCCAGGATTTGTTCCAGCAGCGATTGGCTATCGCGCATCGAACCATTCGCCCGACGAGCGATTAACTTGAGCGCTTCATCCGCAGCCGGGACGTTTTCGGTATCGACGATATGGCGGAGACGGCCGACGATGTCATCGGGCAGAATTCCTCCGAAATCGAACCGCTGGCAGCGGGACAGAACGGTGATCGGGATTCGTTCCGGATCGGTTGTGCAGAAGATGAACTTGGCGTGGTCAGGCGGTTCTTCCAAGGTTTTCAGCAGCGCATTGAACGCTTCCTTGGTGAACATGTGGACTTCGTCAATGATGTAAATCTTGAAGCGAGCCCGACTGGGACGGACGTTGATGTTGGCTCGTAGTTGGCGGATTTCTTCGATACCGCGATTCGAGGCACCGTCGATTTCGAGCACGTCCACATCTTCGCCGGCGGTTACGCTCTGGCAGATTTCACACACGTTGCAAGGTGTGGAAGTGGGGCCTTTGACGCAGTTTAGGGCTTTGGCGAAGATCCGCGCAGAGGAGGTCTTCCCCACACCGCGGGCCCCGGTAAACAGGTACGCGTGGCCGACCCGGTTGCGCGCGATGGCGTTGCCCAATGCCTTGGCGACGCGCTGTTGACCCACCAATTCTTCGAACGATTGGGGGCGATATCGCCGAGCGACAACGAGATAATCGGGTGACGTATTTTGCTCTGCCACGATCCCTCTCAACCGGCAAAAGCCTGACTAGATAGTTTGCAGCCAACCGAGGCGAAAGAGATTCGGTTGTTCACGGTGCGATCAGTTTGACGCACCAGCGGGCTGGAAGCAACCGCCCGGCTGGTGATCGCCTGACTAGCGGTGGCAACGCATTTCGCCAGGAACGAGCTGTCTTGGAGTGATCCCCGAACAAGGTTCAGCCAGATGTGGCTGCTCCAATTAAGGCCTTGACCAGGTTACCAACATCCCCCTAACGAGGATCGCTCGAAGACAGCATGCCGCTTGCGACGGCCATTTTTCGTTTCACTGCCCTGGAGTGACCCTCGCACAAGAGTCCTCCGGGTGTGGCTGCTCCAGTTAAGGCCTGACCAAGTTGCCGGATTTCCCCTTGCGAGGGTCGCTCTAAGGCAGTGAGGGCAAACGACTAAGGTTACATCCCTAAGTGAAGATTGTCAAAGGGGCCTTGGCCAGCAAGTTGCCAATCCTCCGTAGTAGTAGGGTGCGTCTTGACGCACCAAGCCCTGCAATTTTGATCGCTACCAGGTGAGCGAAGCAAAGCAACCAACAAGTGCCCAGCGAAATGTTAGGCAAAATCAGTTTGCCATGTTCGCTTATTGCTGGTTGGCTTTTTTCTTCTCGGCTTGCTTTTGATAGCCGTTCAGGGCGAAGCGTATCGCTAGCGGAATCAGGCCGGTTGCGGCCAGGCTCAGCATTAACTGCCACGAAAGAACGGACGACATCCCTTCTTCTGAAATCGTTTTCAGGTTGGGCAGCGTGGTGCCAATCCACACGAATACTAACAGGGCCGGCAGCATGGCAAGTTGGCTTACCCACCAAAACGTCTTGAAGCTTATCGGCGACAGGCCCATCAAAAGGTTGACCAGCACAAAGGGGATTTGGGGGATCAAACGCGTGATAAACAAATAGAAAGCAGCACTTTCTTCGAGCTGCTCGTTGAATTTATCGAGCGTGTTTCCAAGGGTTCGTTCCACCCAATTGCGAAAGAAGTAGCGGCAGCCCACGAAATTAAGCGCCCCGGCCGTGGTTGAACCAAAACTAGCCAGCAAGATGGCCGGTATGAAACCAAACAGCCAGCCGCAAATGATCGTTAACAAAGCGCACAAGGGAACGCCAACGGCCAGCAGCAATGTGTAAATCAAAAACACAACCGTGTACAACGCTATCGGATGCTGCGCTTGCAGGTCGCGCAGGGCGTTCTCTTGGGTGGCCAGGTATTCCAGCGATAAGTAATCGCGAAATTGGTAGTAAACCATGCCTGCCAGGCCAATTAGGACGGCGAGTAGTGCGACGCGAAATCCCCACGTCTTCAGCCACGGATTGGCGTCAATCTCTTCTGGCGCGGCAAGTCGATCGCGCATCTCGAAATCGAGCTCATTTTCAAGTTCCATCGTGCTGTGTCCTGTCCGACCACTTGGTTAGGGGGCAAACAGGGTAACAGCAATCGGCGTGCCGAACATGAAAAGCTAGAGGAAGTGCAATCGCCTGTAGGGTGCGTCTCGACGCACCAAGCCCTGCGAGAACGCCTTGGTTCATCATCGCGTGGCAACGCTTAAATAAGCAGCTATTCGAATTCTTGGAACTCAGTCGCGAACGTAGGAACGTGTTTTCCCC of the Bremerella cremea genome contains:
- a CDS encoding acyltransferase family protein gives rise to the protein MSWARWSLVAGCFLLLPADFNQLAESALAQQVMLANVYFSYSLDYFAGPAETQPPLHMWSLAVEEQFYLFYPLLLVAFRPLGRRTTFVLLALLALASFALSVWGMTKSPTLTFFLLPTRMWELLAGGLLAFTPLPQRWPSVVREMLAWTGMVAILGSGWFYHPSMVFPGTAALVPVLGAVLVILACGSQRPTSLSQTLSHRSFVFVGLTSYSLYLWHWPILAFMHYLVGAELTWFQTLLAVAGSFAAGVLSWRFVETPFRRNFTQTHVSKTAGTALAASLVMGCLALVVVQTQGLPQRLPPQIREMIPLVMGFEKYIAETEQLKQNQPYLVETAAPRNDRCDLILLGDSHGMMVAPLLEQLSQQYQLNTEFVVKAGVAPLQGVWKAVDSGREGLAWGNAALDYVVSRKPKNVILAGRWSAYIDGPPEATLARYQHILVDEANPTVQGKSALPVFEAAMIRTVAALENAGCQVWIMKQPPEQKLNPHVEIPRACFIGYPIPSGVSWAEHQQRQATANNIIDRLAAASSQIQVLDPAGHCFDAANRSIIGSPEGSFYRDGNHISRLGAQNLIRPAMLPIFEQMQSIRLAEKQDLRPAAQFAR
- the rpoN gene encoding RNA polymerase factor sigma-54 codes for the protein MRMSFGLEQKMVQKQVLAPRMIQSMEILQLPVLALQEKIEQEMNENPMLEVQEQEASDLDENRREEPEARAESEQEFVVEEGKDNVDDFERLLEMDQQYPDTFDERPQRSSGQMEDDAERRMDALANVQSRPETLQDHLEHQLSELSIEPQLREWSERIISSLDSNGYLTTSLEDLMPADADDELKELAMDALHVVQSLEPAGVGARDLRECLLLQIDPSRMFFEELRVLIMNHLEDLRDNRLPQIQKATGFSIERIQAAWSELRRLDPKPGSIYNDAHVANVIPDLILDIDEEGNYVVQAEDRDIPQLRISNYYRERLSSPTATREEKEFIKRKLNAAQWLIDAIIQRQNTLSRVAQAIVDYQKDFIENGPEHITPLKMQQIADQVGVHVTTVSRAVDDKYIQTPRGIFPLKQFFAGGTVNEAGEEVTWDQIRLRLQEVIDTEDKAKPLSDDDLVKKLKDDGLNVARRTVTKYRKKMGIPSSRQRRDWSKR
- the recR gene encoding recombination mediator RecR, encoding MAQLTESVVRLIDQLSKLPGIGRKSAERVAYHLLRVPTDEALGLADAIRDVKQNVRYCAQCFNLSEGELCTVCQDPQRDASLLCVVEQPRDLIALEQSGVFPGLYHVLLGRIAPLEGVGPDQLTIEALVNRVAQGGIREVIMATNPTTEGDGTALHISSLLAEYPVKLTRLARGVTAGSVLEFANKEVLADALTGRQSL
- a CDS encoding YbaB/EbfC family nucleoid-associated protein produces the protein MFKNLANIAGIMQQASQVGKEMKAMQEELRNKRVKGSAGAGLVEAICTGHGELVSINIDPKLIADGDKDLIEELIPQAVNEAQAKGKELHQEMMQSVTSGLNVPGLDAALSQFGQ
- the dnaX gene encoding DNA polymerase III subunit gamma/tau; protein product: MAEQNTSPDYLVVARRYRPQSFEELVGQQRVAKALGNAIARNRVGHAYLFTGARGVGKTSSARIFAKALNCVKGPTSTPCNVCEICQSVTAGEDVDVLEIDGASNRGIEEIRQLRANINVRPSRARFKIYIIDEVHMFTKEAFNALLKTLEEPPDHAKFIFCTTDPERIPITVLSRCQRFDFGGILPDDIVGRLRHIVDTENVPAADEALKLIARRANGSMRDSQSLLEQILAFGDAEITVESVHRLLGTADNQQVVDLAGQILACDTASALQSVNSVFTEGVDPGQLLEQLLRLFRDLMVLGSGGSPDLLQSLPPGSVDEGTALAQKAGVAKLLAAVQCLDDTLVRLHRSTYGQVLTEAAVVRLCQLDDLDSLGSLIATLKEGGLPAKSAPAAAPSIPQKKTTESVVTPPPAPATIPIRPQPARPAPPTPEPPPQPPIGEASPPSNAPKLVLTEKNVKSVWHQITEELPGLVGDCARKSHAIAISGPKHLVVDFFTTYNSAVDTLRRPKSQEDLEKAFLAVCGEAYQIEFRTMEDPNAGRDPNSQMSPQRAVQEGRVRARLLAEQEPIVQRAMELFDAEVTGVREPDA
- a CDS encoding TVP38/TMEM64 family protein, with the protein product MELENELDFEMRDRLAAPEEIDANPWLKTWGFRVALLAVLIGLAGMVYYQFRDYLSLEYLATQENALRDLQAQHPIALYTVVFLIYTLLLAVGVPLCALLTIICGWLFGFIPAILLASFGSTTAGALNFVGCRYFFRNWVERTLGNTLDKFNEQLEESAAFYLFITRLIPQIPFVLVNLLMGLSPISFKTFWWVSQLAMLPALLVFVWIGTTLPNLKTISEEGMSSVLSWQLMLSLAATGLIPLAIRFALNGYQKQAEKKKANQQ